One Lepus europaeus isolate LE1 chromosome X, mLepTim1.pri, whole genome shotgun sequence genomic window carries:
- the LOC133752433 gene encoding melanoma-associated antigen 10-like has protein sequence MPRAPKRRRYVLEEDLQAQIETQNITDEDASSSSSTCSSSFPSSSSSSTSSSFYPLMSSTSEEDFADDSTQSSLQSPQVSCSSFTGMTSTPWGQSSEGTSSQDKEDPSTSQALREPESLLRSKIEEKVSNLVEFLLFKYQTNAPTTKEEMLMCVIQNYQDHFPVILSEASECMQLVFGIDVKEVDPTNHSYALVISLGLTYDGLLSDVQGMPKTGLLILILSVIFMSGNYASEEEIWDVLIGMGLSPGEKHYIYGKPEKLLTEDWVQEGYLEWRQVPNSDPARYELLWGPRAHAEISKMSLLEFLAKINGSDPRSFPVWYEEALRDEAERAQARITTVDTTAMASASSSASSSISYPE, from the coding sequence ATGCCTCGAGCTCCAAAGCGTCGGCGGTATGTGCTTGAAGAAGACCTTCAGGCCCAAATTGAGACACAGAACATTACGGATGAGGATGCTTCTTCATCCTCCTCTACCTGttcttcctctttcccctcctcttcctcctcttctacaTCCTCCTCTTTCTATCCTCTAATGTCAAGCACCTCAGAGGAGGATTTTGCTGATGACAGCACACAGAGTTCTCTCCAGAGTCCTCAGGTATCCTGTTCCTCCTTTACTGGCATGACCTCCACTCCATGGGGCCAATCCAGTGAGGGTACCAGCAGCCAAGATAAGGAGGATCCTAGTACCTCACAGGCCCTGAGAGAGCCTGAGTCTTTGCTCAGAAGTAAGATAGAGGAAAAGGTGTCTAATTTGGTGGAGTTCTTGCTCTTCAAGTATCAGACAAATGCACCCACCACCAAGGAAGAAATGCTGATGTGTGTCATTCAGAATTACCAGGATCATTTTCCTGTGATCCTCAGTGAAGCCTCTGAATGCATGCAGCTGGTCTTTGGCATTGATGTAAAGGAAGTGGACCCCACTAACCACTCCTATGCCCTCGTTATCTCCCTGGGCCTCACCTATGATGGGTTGCTTAGTGATGTCCAGGGCATGCCCAAGACTGGCCTCCTGATACTTATCCTGAGTGTCATTTTCATGAGTGGTAACTATGCCTCTGAGGAAGAGATCTGGGATGTGCTGATTGGGATGGGGTTGTCTCCTGGGGAGAAGCACTATATCTATGGGAAGCCCGAAAAGCTCCTCACAGAAGATTGGGTGCAAGAAGGGTACTTGGAGTGGCGTCAGGTACCCAACAGTGATCCTGCTCGCTATGAGTTGCTGTGGGGTCCAAGGGCCCATGCTGAGATCAGCAAGATGAGTCTTCTGGAGTTTTTGGCCAAGATCAATGGAAGTGATCCAAGATCCTTCCCAGTATGGTATGAGGAGGCTTTGagagatgaggcagagagagcccaGGCCAGAATTACCACAGTAGATACTActgccatggccagtgccagttctagtgccaGTAGCAGCATCTCCTACCCTGAGTAA